Proteins from a genomic interval of Tautonia rosea:
- a CDS encoding DUF1553 domain-containing protein, with protein MTPVAISIASWTWASLLLSSVAHSEGNPPPIDFARDVAPIFERHCLSCHTTDNRKGGINLTTSEDLVDLAYLDQNDPDSSDLLALVTPEAEGERPRMPIKGDPLTPDQVETLRRWIAEGANWPEGLVLSPDDESIWWSFRPIAPVEPPNHPTAPEAWQTHPIDRFVFSRLAEQGLSPSPPADRRTLIRRASFDLRGLPPTPQEVQAFLEDDAPDAFERLIDRFLASPQYGERWGRHWLDVVRFGESNGYERNVLINNVWPFRDAIIRAFNSDRPFDQLVREHLAGDVIGPGDPNREIGTAFLVCGPYDDVGNQDPVQAAQIRANTLDDMIRATGESFLGLTIGCARCHDHKFDPILQRDYYAFSSAVAGVHHGSQVVATEEQRRLDAERRAPLIADRDRLNAEIASLREAIRSRAEAGASDIEGTWTRPSVSRTGTEERFEPVEARFVRLVIEGLDTNPDQPVGCRLEEFEVWTASEPPRNVALAANGGQADGPSRIAEDFADAYSADLTIDGRFGSRWISGGTTLTIRLASPETIDRVWFSSDKAGAAAGLGEATFVSEYRIEVSSDGNSWIEVANSRDRLPINEAHRQKRLFDREATADDLAQLATLARQRDEVIGALAAIEPLPNWWVGSFRQPEEPSYLLIGGDPQRRGDPVSASSLSALSGLNSSFSLPLDAPEADRRLALARWIVAKDNPLTPRVLANRLWHYHFGTGIVDTPSDFGVMGGRPTHPELLDWLARRLLDEGWRLKPLHRLIMTSQTYQQSSAYHLEAAAIDGDSRLLWRFPARRLSGEEVRDATLQIAGVLNPTMGGPGFRLYRYIQDNVATYVPLDDPGPETYRRAVYHQNARAMRVDVLTDFDCPDPASAAPRRDATTTPLQALTLLNHRFTLDMASALADRLRREAGDEPTAQVHLAFALAFSREPDEAERLSSLDLIDRHGLDAFCRALLNTNELIYVD; from the coding sequence ATGACTCCGGTCGCCATTTCGATCGCCTCCTGGACCTGGGCTTCTCTCCTTCTTTCCTCGGTTGCTCATTCTGAAGGCAATCCACCCCCGATTGACTTTGCCCGGGATGTCGCACCGATCTTCGAGCGGCACTGTCTCTCCTGCCATACGACGGACAATCGTAAGGGTGGGATTAATCTAACAACGAGCGAAGACCTCGTCGATCTTGCATATCTGGATCAAAACGACCCCGATTCCAGTGATCTCCTCGCGCTCGTAACTCCCGAGGCTGAGGGGGAACGCCCCCGCATGCCGATCAAGGGCGATCCGCTCACTCCTGATCAAGTCGAGACACTCCGACGCTGGATTGCCGAAGGAGCGAATTGGCCCGAAGGCCTTGTCCTCTCGCCCGATGACGAATCGATCTGGTGGTCCTTCCGTCCGATCGCTCCGGTCGAACCGCCCAATCACCCAACAGCTCCAGAAGCCTGGCAGACCCACCCGATCGACCGCTTCGTGTTTTCGAGGCTTGCCGAGCAGGGGCTTTCCCCCTCGCCGCCGGCTGATCGACGGACCTTGATCCGTCGCGCCTCGTTCGATCTACGCGGCCTCCCCCCGACCCCCCAGGAGGTTCAGGCCTTTCTCGAAGACGACGCTCCCGACGCCTTCGAACGCCTGATTGACCGATTCCTCGCGTCTCCTCAATACGGCGAACGATGGGGCCGTCACTGGCTCGACGTGGTCCGCTTCGGTGAGAGCAACGGATACGAGCGCAACGTCTTGATCAATAATGTCTGGCCCTTCCGCGACGCCATCATCCGAGCGTTTAACTCCGACCGGCCGTTCGATCAACTGGTACGCGAACATCTTGCCGGCGACGTGATCGGGCCGGGAGATCCTAACCGCGAAATCGGCACCGCATTCCTGGTCTGTGGGCCTTACGACGATGTTGGCAATCAAGACCCCGTCCAGGCCGCTCAAATCCGGGCCAACACGCTTGACGATATGATCCGGGCCACCGGTGAGTCCTTCCTTGGTCTGACAATCGGTTGCGCTCGATGCCACGACCACAAGTTCGACCCAATCCTCCAGCGCGATTATTATGCCTTCTCCTCCGCGGTCGCCGGGGTCCACCACGGCAGCCAGGTCGTCGCCACCGAGGAACAGCGACGGCTCGACGCTGAACGTCGCGCCCCTTTGATCGCCGATCGCGATCGCCTGAACGCTGAGATTGCCTCACTCCGCGAAGCAATCCGGTCGCGTGCCGAGGCCGGCGCTTCCGATATCGAGGGCACCTGGACCCGCCCCTCCGTCTCTCGGACCGGGACCGAGGAACGTTTCGAGCCGGTCGAGGCCCGCTTCGTTCGTTTGGTCATTGAAGGGCTTGACACCAACCCAGACCAGCCGGTCGGCTGCCGGTTGGAAGAGTTCGAGGTCTGGACCGCCAGTGAGCCGCCGCGCAACGTCGCCCTTGCCGCCAACGGCGGCCAGGCAGACGGACCAAGTCGCATCGCCGAAGATTTTGCGGACGCCTACAGCGCCGACCTGACCATCGACGGCCGCTTTGGTTCTCGATGGATCTCCGGCGGCACAACCTTGACCATCCGTCTGGCAAGCCCTGAAACGATCGACCGCGTTTGGTTCAGCAGTGACAAGGCCGGAGCCGCGGCGGGTCTCGGTGAGGCAACCTTTGTCAGTGAGTATCGGATCGAGGTTTCCAGTGACGGTAACTCGTGGATCGAAGTCGCGAACTCACGCGACCGCCTCCCCATCAACGAAGCCCACCGGCAGAAGCGTCTCTTCGACCGCGAAGCCACTGCCGACGACCTTGCACAGCTTGCCACTCTCGCCCGTCAACGCGACGAGGTCATTGGGGCACTTGCGGCCATCGAACCCTTGCCGAACTGGTGGGTCGGCTCGTTCCGGCAGCCAGAAGAGCCTTCCTATCTCCTGATCGGCGGAGATCCCCAGCGCAGGGGCGACCCAGTTTCTGCCAGCAGTCTGTCCGCCCTTTCGGGGCTCAATTCGAGCTTCTCGCTGCCGCTTGATGCCCCCGAAGCCGATCGCCGGCTGGCCCTCGCCCGCTGGATCGTGGCCAAGGATAATCCCCTCACACCCCGAGTCCTCGCCAACCGCCTCTGGCATTACCACTTCGGCACTGGGATCGTCGACACCCCCAGTGACTTCGGTGTCATGGGTGGCCGTCCGACCCACCCTGAGCTTCTTGACTGGCTGGCCCGCCGTCTTCTGGACGAAGGCTGGCGGCTAAAACCGCTGCATCGCCTCATCATGACCTCACAGACCTATCAGCAGTCCTCGGCTTATCATCTCGAGGCTGCCGCGATCGATGGCGACTCTCGACTGCTCTGGCGGTTTCCCGCACGCCGGCTCTCTGGAGAAGAAGTTCGGGATGCCACGCTCCAGATCGCGGGTGTCCTCAACCCAACGATGGGAGGACCCGGCTTCCGTCTCTACCGCTATATCCAGGACAATGTTGCGACCTATGTTCCGCTCGATGACCCCGGACCCGAGACCTACCGCCGCGCCGTTTACCACCAGAATGCCCGAGCCATGCGGGTCGATGTGCTCACGGATTTCGACTGTCCCGACCCCGCCTCTGCCGCCCCTCGTCGTGATGCCACCACCACCCCGCTCCAGGCCCTGACCCTACTCAACCACCGCTTTACTCTCGATATGGCCTCTGCCCTGGCCGATCGTCTCCGACGCGAGGCCGGTGACGAACCCACGGCTCAGGTCCATCTCGCCTTCGCACTTGCCTTCTCCCGGGAACCGGACGAGGCCGAGCGATTATCGTCTCTCGACTTGATTGATCGTCACGGTCTTGATGCGTTCTGCCGGGCTTTGCTGAACACCAACGAGCTGATCTACGTCGACTGA
- a CDS encoding endonuclease/exonuclease/phosphatase family protein, with product MFDRLARFWSTAIIVLASWISAQSGHAEEPIRLRILTYNINHGEGIDSRIDLNRITSVIQHAQPDLVALQEVDRGMARTGRLDQARLLASRLGMEYVFGENFEFLGGSFGNAVLSRVPITEHRNHLLPSPAGGEPRGALSATLSLADDGSTFRIISTQFDHRQDDRNRLAAADWLAGLADNPDAPPAILAGDLNAIPTSPTVRRLSTRWTPASPEVMPTVPANAPRAAFDHVFVAPADRWSIVEVRVLPDSEASDHRPILIVLDWLPQTAEPPTNP from the coding sequence GTGTTCGACAGACTCGCTCGGTTTTGGTCTACGGCGATCATCGTCCTGGCTTCATGGATCTCCGCCCAATCAGGCCATGCTGAGGAACCGATCCGGCTCCGAATTCTCACCTACAATATCAATCATGGTGAGGGGATCGACTCCCGGATCGACCTGAACCGAATCACCTCGGTCATTCAGCACGCACAACCCGATCTCGTCGCGCTTCAGGAGGTGGATCGCGGCATGGCCCGGACCGGACGGCTGGACCAGGCACGATTGCTCGCCAGTCGTCTTGGAATGGAGTATGTGTTCGGTGAGAACTTCGAGTTTCTCGGTGGCTCCTTCGGAAACGCCGTGTTGTCTCGCGTTCCGATCACCGAGCATCGCAATCACCTGCTTCCCTCTCCTGCCGGAGGTGAGCCCCGCGGAGCGCTCAGCGCGACCCTCTCATTGGCAGACGATGGCTCGACCTTTCGGATCATCAGCACCCAGTTCGATCATCGTCAGGACGATCGCAACCGACTTGCTGCCGCCGATTGGCTTGCCGGGCTGGCCGACAACCCCGATGCCCCTCCCGCCATCCTCGCCGGTGATTTGAACGCAATCCCCACGAGCCCGACCGTGCGAAGGCTCAGTACCCGATGGACGCCGGCCAGTCCTGAGGTCATGCCCACAGTCCCGGCAAACGCGCCTCGGGCGGCTTTTGATCATGTGTTCGTCGCTCCCGCCGATCGCTGGTCGATCGTCGAGGTCCGCGTGCTGCCTGATTCCGAAGCCTCTGACCATCGACCCATCCTGATCGTGCTCGATTGGCTCCCACAAACGGCCGAACCCCCGACGAATCCGTGA
- the rnhA gene encoding ribonuclease HI, producing the protein MFSGLALRKRMVPFALSSDDLVTSSSDPNAVDPQAPEDLVQLFTDGACSGNPGPGGWGFLIRHPASGSVRCDSGAEPRTTNNRMELMGAIRGLESLQRRCSVTLVTDSQYVAKGITEWMPNWKRNGWKRKERGQLKPVSNEDLWRRIDELVAAHDLRVEHVLGHRGHPENEAVDRLAVAAIKSLTAAGRLD; encoded by the coding sequence ATGTTTTCAGGTCTGGCGTTGAGGAAACGGATGGTCCCCTTCGCACTCTCCTCGGATGACCTGGTTACCTCCTCGTCCGATCCGAATGCGGTCGATCCTCAAGCTCCGGAGGATCTCGTTCAGCTCTTTACCGATGGTGCATGCAGCGGCAATCCCGGGCCAGGAGGCTGGGGGTTTCTCATTCGGCATCCCGCAAGCGGATCCGTTCGTTGCGATTCAGGCGCCGAGCCAAGGACGACCAACAATCGGATGGAGTTGATGGGGGCAATCCGAGGCCTGGAAAGCCTTCAACGCCGCTGCTCCGTTACCCTTGTGACCGACAGTCAATACGTTGCCAAGGGAATTACCGAGTGGATGCCCAACTGGAAACGAAACGGTTGGAAACGTAAGGAACGTGGGCAGCTCAAACCTGTGAGTAATGAAGACCTCTGGCGTCGAATCGATGAACTGGTGGCGGCTCACGATCTTCGGGTCGAACACGTGCTGGGTCATCGGGGCCACCCTGAGAATGAGGCCGTCGATCGCCTCGCGGTTGCAGCCATCAAGTCGCTGACTGCTGCCGGCCGGCTTGACTGA
- the lexA gene encoding transcriptional repressor LexA, protein MADLDSLTPRQREIYDFIRSKIHGRGYGPTVREIGEAFEIKSPNGVMCHLKALQKKGLISREPNMSRAIQLLQESATAPRSGGGVPLLGRIAAGAPIEAIEQADEVVDFDDWEGTGDKFALRVTGESMIEEHIADGDYVIIKKAETARDGQIVAVRDDDGEATLKRLFKEKNRVRLEPANSAMKPIYRTKVNILGVLVGVVRKY, encoded by the coding sequence ATGGCCGACCTAGACTCCCTGACCCCTCGTCAGCGCGAGATTTACGATTTTATTCGCAGCAAGATTCACGGCCGAGGCTACGGCCCGACCGTTCGGGAAATCGGTGAAGCCTTCGAGATCAAGAGCCCCAACGGGGTCATGTGCCACCTGAAGGCCCTTCAAAAGAAGGGTCTGATTTCCCGAGAACCGAACATGTCTCGGGCCATTCAGCTCCTTCAGGAATCAGCGACCGCCCCTCGATCCGGCGGCGGCGTTCCCTTGCTCGGCCGAATTGCCGCCGGTGCCCCCATTGAGGCCATCGAGCAGGCCGACGAGGTTGTCGACTTCGACGATTGGGAAGGAACCGGCGACAAGTTCGCCCTTCGCGTCACCGGCGAGTCAATGATCGAGGAACACATCGCTGACGGTGATTACGTGATCATCAAGAAGGCCGAGACCGCCCGTGACGGCCAGATTGTCGCTGTTCGAGACGATGACGGTGAGGCCACCCTCAAGCGTCTCTTCAAGGAAAAGAACCGCGTTCGCCTTGAACCAGCCAATAGCGCCATGAAGCCGATTTACCGCACCAAGGTGAATATCCTTGGCGTCCTGGTCGGTGTTGTTCGCAAATACTGA
- a CDS encoding PIG-L deacetylase family protein — MAEAQVRVLAIHAHPDDIEFQCAGTLALLGKAGCHLTVATMTPGDCGSVEHDAEAIAAIRRREAKDAADLVGAHYHCLEFRDLSIFNDDLSRRRVVEFLRKVRPDLILTAPPADYLADHEATHLLVRDACFVAPIPNYATRQWEPAPALDHIPHLYLVDPIEGRDREGTPVPPHFWVDITEFWDVKRQMLACHASQRNWLMRQHGIDEYMSIQEQWSSHRGKEIGVAYAEGFRQYTAHPYPQNNLLLELVEQDGRGVSV; from the coding sequence ATGGCCGAGGCACAGGTTCGCGTCCTGGCAATTCACGCCCACCCGGACGACATTGAATTTCAATGCGCCGGCACGCTTGCCCTTCTTGGAAAGGCTGGTTGTCATCTAACAGTCGCGACGATGACGCCCGGGGATTGCGGCTCGGTCGAACATGATGCCGAGGCGATTGCCGCGATCCGGCGTCGGGAGGCGAAGGACGCGGCGGATCTTGTGGGAGCCCACTATCACTGTTTGGAGTTCCGTGACCTCTCGATCTTCAACGACGATCTCTCTCGCCGTCGGGTTGTCGAGTTTCTTCGGAAGGTTCGGCCCGACCTGATTCTCACCGCTCCCCCAGCCGACTACCTGGCCGATCATGAGGCGACGCATCTGCTGGTTCGGGATGCGTGTTTCGTCGCCCCGATCCCCAATTATGCGACCCGGCAATGGGAGCCGGCACCGGCGCTTGACCACATTCCGCACCTCTATCTGGTCGATCCGATCGAGGGACGAGATCGAGAAGGAACCCCGGTCCCTCCGCATTTTTGGGTCGATATCACCGAATTCTGGGACGTGAAGCGTCAGATGCTCGCATGCCATGCAAGCCAGCGAAACTGGCTCATGCGTCAACATGGCATCGACGAATATATGAGCATCCAGGAGCAGTGGTCCTCTCATCGGGGGAAGGAAATCGGCGTTGCCTACGCCGAGGGCTTCCGCCAGTACACCGCACATCCTTATCCCCAGAACAACCTGCTGCTGGAGTTGGTCGAACAGGATGGCAGGGGAGTGTCGGTGTAA
- the hrpB gene encoding ATP-dependent helicase HrpB, with the protein MLPLPIDPRLPEILDVIQRHRSLVLVAEPGAGKTTRVPPALLDNGLLDPNHPHVMVLQPRRVAARASAARIAQERGATLGEEVGYLVRFERRFSPRTRLRVVTEGVLTRLLLKDPSLDGIGAVVLDEFHERSIHTDLAVALLREVRDALRDDLILVVMSATLDAEPVARFLDAPVLSVEGRTYPVTLSYRPSDGLTLPDRVASAVRDVLDDPEDPGDLLVFLPGAEEIRRTAQILAPVADRLGIEVLPLHGSLPIIEQDLALAPSDRRKVVLATNIAETSLTIEGIRTVIDSGFARQASSDPARGLDRLELTRISRASADQRSGRAGRTAPGRCVRLWAERETRGMAPFDLPEVRRVDLSSTVLTLHAWGATDLHAFCWFEAPDADRLAAAGLLLRRLGAIDPSSGRITPLGEAMLAFPVHPRLSRLILASAERGVLELGAATAALLSEKDILAPRRDLDRRSRSPEVHSRSDLLVRLDLLAEAERNGFARGRIDPRIDPRVARTVVRVRDELIRAAHRVIRPGPPQSQSDPESALLRSVFLAFPDRVARRRGPDDPTARMVGGRGVRLDPESAIRETELFLAIDAREDRRGSGPLELRVRIASAIESDWLEECFPDAFHRSEVVRFDPSSGRVVGLATVTYHDLSLREVPTGSIDPDRAAEALADALAPRAEAIIRADESAARWLERLAFLRRSLPERDLPGFEAETLTEVLRFACLGKRTEDEVRRSAFVPLLQGRLTLEQLRLLDAEAPDTLLVPSGSRHRLSYESDGPPVLAVRLQELFGWEETPRVAGGRVPVLLHLLGPNFRPVQVTDDLRSFWTTTYHQVRKDLRNRYPRHSWPDDPWTASPEAKGSRRR; encoded by the coding sequence ATGCTCCCTCTGCCGATCGACCCCCGACTGCCCGAGATCCTCGACGTGATCCAGCGGCATCGGTCGCTTGTGCTTGTCGCTGAGCCGGGCGCGGGCAAGACGACCCGCGTGCCTCCCGCCCTGCTCGACAACGGCTTGCTTGATCCGAACCATCCGCATGTGATGGTCCTTCAACCGAGACGAGTGGCTGCCAGGGCCTCGGCTGCTCGCATCGCCCAGGAACGTGGCGCGACTCTCGGCGAGGAAGTCGGCTACCTCGTACGCTTCGAACGCCGGTTCAGCCCACGGACTCGCCTTCGCGTGGTGACCGAAGGGGTGCTGACCCGTCTCCTGCTGAAGGACCCGAGCCTCGACGGGATCGGCGCGGTTGTTCTTGATGAGTTTCACGAACGAAGCATTCATACCGACCTGGCCGTGGCCTTGCTCCGAGAGGTCCGCGATGCCCTGCGCGACGACTTGATTCTGGTCGTCATGTCGGCCACTCTCGACGCCGAGCCCGTCGCCAGGTTTCTCGACGCTCCGGTCCTGTCGGTCGAAGGACGCACCTATCCCGTCACCCTCTCGTACCGCCCGTCCGATGGCCTCACGCTGCCCGACCGTGTCGCGTCTGCCGTCCGAGACGTGCTCGACGATCCCGAAGATCCGGGCGACCTGCTTGTCTTCCTTCCTGGAGCTGAGGAGATTCGCCGAACGGCCCAGATCCTGGCCCCGGTTGCCGATCGTCTTGGTATTGAGGTGCTCCCGCTTCATGGTTCCCTTCCAATCATCGAGCAGGACCTCGCACTGGCCCCAAGCGATCGTCGCAAGGTGGTCCTGGCGACGAACATCGCCGAGACCTCCCTGACCATTGAGGGCATTCGCACGGTCATCGATAGCGGCTTCGCACGCCAGGCCTCGTCCGATCCGGCCCGAGGCCTCGACCGCCTGGAACTGACGCGGATCAGTCGAGCCTCAGCCGATCAGCGCTCCGGCCGTGCCGGTCGCACGGCTCCTGGCCGCTGTGTGCGACTCTGGGCCGAGCGAGAGACGCGAGGGATGGCCCCATTCGACCTTCCCGAAGTCCGCCGCGTCGATCTCTCCTCGACGGTGCTCACCCTGCATGCCTGGGGGGCGACCGACCTGCACGCCTTCTGTTGGTTCGAAGCTCCCGATGCCGACCGCCTTGCCGCAGCCGGGCTGTTGCTCAGGCGACTTGGGGCGATCGATCCATCGTCCGGTCGAATCACTCCCCTCGGTGAGGCCATGCTCGCGTTTCCGGTTCATCCCCGGCTTTCGCGCTTGATCCTTGCTTCCGCCGAGCGTGGCGTCCTCGAACTTGGAGCCGCCACGGCCGCCTTACTATCGGAAAAAGACATCCTTGCGCCTCGTCGCGACCTCGATCGACGTAGCCGATCTCCCGAGGTCCACTCCCGATCCGATCTCCTCGTCCGGCTCGACCTGCTGGCAGAGGCGGAACGGAATGGCTTCGCTCGCGGTCGGATCGACCCTCGGATCGATCCCAGAGTCGCCCGAACGGTGGTGCGCGTCCGAGATGAGCTGATTCGAGCCGCCCATCGCGTGATCAGACCGGGACCCCCTCAATCCCAAAGCGACCCCGAATCCGCCTTGCTGCGATCGGTGTTTCTCGCATTTCCCGATCGGGTGGCCCGACGCCGGGGCCCCGATGATCCCACCGCCCGGATGGTGGGCGGCCGGGGAGTCCGTCTCGACCCGGAGTCGGCGATCCGGGAGACCGAGCTGTTCCTTGCAATCGACGCCCGCGAAGACCGGAGAGGCTCTGGCCCGCTGGAACTCCGGGTCAGGATCGCCAGTGCCATCGAGTCCGACTGGCTTGAGGAGTGCTTTCCCGACGCCTTCCATCGGTCTGAAGTCGTCCGCTTCGATCCCTCCTCCGGTCGCGTCGTGGGCCTGGCGACCGTCACCTATCACGACCTCTCCCTCCGCGAAGTCCCGACCGGCTCGATTGACCCCGATCGCGCCGCGGAAGCTCTCGCCGACGCCCTGGCCCCCCGTGCCGAGGCCATCATCCGAGCAGACGAATCCGCCGCTCGATGGCTCGAGCGGCTTGCGTTTCTCCGTCGATCGCTGCCCGAGCGAGATCTCCCTGGGTTCGAGGCCGAAACCTTGACCGAGGTCCTCCGATTTGCCTGCCTTGGCAAGCGCACGGAGGACGAAGTCCGACGATCGGCGTTTGTCCCCTTGCTCCAGGGTCGTCTCACTTTGGAGCAGCTCCGCTTGCTCGACGCCGAGGCTCCCGACACGCTTCTCGTCCCGAGCGGCAGCCGTCATCGTCTCAGCTATGAATCTGATGGCCCGCCCGTGCTTGCCGTCCGCCTTCAGGAACTGTTCGGCTGGGAGGAGACGCCTCGAGTCGCCGGAGGTCGGGTCCCCGTCCTGCTCCACCTGCTGGGTCCGAACTTCCGCCCGGTTCAGGTGACAGACGACCTTCGGAGCTTCTGGACGACCACCTACCATCAGGTCCGCAAGGATCTCCGCAACCGTTACCCCCGTCACTCCTGGCCCGACGACCCCTGGACCGCCTCTCCCGAGGCCAAGGGAAGCCGCCGACGATGA
- a CDS encoding tetratricopeptide repeat protein translates to MISPASPSSLIRCPMVASWVVTIAIATIVCPVASGIAPRPDRGAPSMSEPGRQPLLAFYYEQLDRDGDLDTFQVRVEARYSETTLRRLVSSADVRARRGAVSALGLIGDFGSNDALGSALADEDPAVRQLAVSSLWSIWFRAGSDEQNEKLRLIVEFNNRGLPREAQRQATRLIAEAPTFAEAYNQRAIASFVLGEFVESAADCKRVLELNPYHFGALGGLGQCYLRLGRPDLALETYRRSLAIQPHDEGLKRLIKTLEADRR, encoded by the coding sequence GTGATCTCCCCCGCGTCTCCTTCCTCCTTGATCCGCTGCCCGATGGTCGCGTCCTGGGTCGTGACCATCGCGATCGCAACGATCGTCTGCCCGGTGGCATCGGGCATTGCTCCTCGCCCCGATCGAGGTGCCCCTTCCATGAGTGAACCCGGCCGGCAACCCCTGCTTGCCTTTTACTACGAACAGCTCGATCGAGACGGCGACCTCGATACCTTCCAGGTTCGGGTGGAAGCTCGCTATTCCGAAACAACCCTCCGCCGCCTCGTTTCGTCTGCCGACGTTCGGGCCCGTCGAGGAGCTGTCTCGGCCCTTGGCCTGATCGGTGATTTCGGCTCCAACGATGCACTCGGATCGGCCCTGGCCGACGAGGATCCAGCTGTCCGGCAACTGGCCGTTTCCTCTCTCTGGTCCATCTGGTTCCGAGCGGGGTCCGACGAACAGAACGAGAAGCTCCGCCTTATCGTCGAGTTCAACAACCGTGGGCTCCCCCGAGAGGCCCAGCGCCAGGCGACTCGATTGATTGCCGAAGCCCCCACCTTTGCCGAAGCGTATAATCAGCGCGCCATTGCATCGTTCGTACTCGGAGAATTCGTCGAGAGCGCCGCCGACTGCAAGCGGGTACTGGAACTCAACCCGTATCATTTCGGTGCACTCGGCGGCCTCGGTCAGTGCTACTTGAGACTCGGTCGGCCCGATCTGGCGCTGGAAACGTATCGACGTTCCCTTGCAATCCAGCCCCACGACGAGGGACTGAAACGCTTGATCAAGACACTCGAAGCCGATCGTCGATGA
- the nadC gene encoding carboxylating nicotinate-nucleotide diphosphorylase codes for MTSQDEPNGFGSVERENAETLIALALSEDLGQRGDLTADATIPPEATGAACFVSRQSGILAGLPVVALIASKFGLDQGFVPKRTDGDRLEPGTIIARVAGPMRAILSMERTALNFLQRLSGIATLTHRFVLAVEGSHAAILDTRKTTPGWRRLEKYAVRCGGGRNHRIGLFDAVLIKDNHLAWLASSGDPIGRAIKSARGLAPSGTTIEVEVDTLSQLDQALACRPDIVLLDNFSFPELSEAVRRRDDLAPGVLLEASGGIDLHSVAEVARSGVDRISVGAITHSAPSLDIGLDEEIAAD; via the coding sequence ATGACCTCACAGGATGAGCCCAACGGCTTCGGGTCCGTTGAACGAGAAAATGCCGAGACGTTGATTGCTCTGGCCCTCTCCGAAGACCTGGGTCAACGCGGTGATCTGACCGCGGATGCCACCATTCCCCCCGAAGCAACGGGCGCGGCTTGCTTTGTTTCTCGGCAATCGGGAATTCTTGCTGGATTGCCCGTCGTGGCCTTGATTGCCAGCAAGTTCGGCCTGGATCAGGGATTTGTCCCGAAGCGGACCGATGGAGACCGACTCGAACCGGGAACCATTATCGCGCGCGTCGCCGGGCCGATGCGGGCGATCCTGTCGATGGAACGGACTGCGTTGAATTTTCTTCAGCGCCTGTCAGGCATCGCAACCTTGACTCACCGTTTCGTTTTGGCGGTCGAAGGCTCTCACGCAGCCATTTTGGACACCCGGAAGACGACCCCCGGCTGGCGTCGTCTGGAAAAATACGCTGTGCGATGCGGTGGCGGGAGAAACCATCGGATCGGTCTCTTTGACGCGGTGTTGATCAAGGATAACCATCTCGCCTGGCTCGCCTCCTCGGGTGATCCGATCGGTCGCGCGATCAAGTCGGCTCGGGGGCTCGCTCCTTCGGGGACGACCATTGAGGTCGAAGTCGATACGCTCTCACAGCTTGATCAAGCGCTGGCCTGTCGGCCAGACATCGTTCTCCTTGACAATTTCTCATTTCCAGAATTGTCTGAAGCCGTTCGCAGGAGAGACGACCTGGCACCAGGCGTTTTGCTCGAAGCCTCGGGAGGAATCGACCTTCATTCGGTCGCGGAAGTCGCGCGAAGCGGGGTCGATCGGATCAGCGTTGGAGCGATCACACACTCGGCCCCGTCGCTCGACATCGGACTGGATGAAGAAATCGCGGCAGATTGA
- a CDS encoding DUF4174 domain-containing protein gives MSLRTLILLSPFVLAVILGRASTLPEETPEQETGPMHHFSMKRYQWNSRPVLIFAPSRDDRSYCETKMIWNRNGPELDNRDIVLIEVFEDGTSRAEGREIPQDSANHLRESYQIEEGKLAIVLVGKNGSEKGRWEKLPPLQRIYEMIDAMPMRQREIRSQKATDPE, from the coding sequence GTGTCATTGCGCACCTTGATTTTGCTCAGTCCCTTTGTCCTTGCCGTCATTCTGGGACGTGCCTCAACACTTCCTGAGGAAACGCCCGAGCAGGAGACTGGGCCAATGCACCACTTTTCGATGAAGCGTTACCAGTGGAACAGCAGACCGGTTCTCATCTTTGCCCCTTCGAGAGACGACCGATCGTACTGCGAAACCAAGATGATCTGGAATCGCAATGGTCCTGAGCTGGACAATCGCGACATCGTGCTCATCGAGGTCTTCGAGGATGGAACGAGTCGCGCTGAGGGACGGGAGATCCCGCAAGATTCCGCGAATCATCTCCGCGAGTCCTACCAAATTGAGGAAGGGAAGCTGGCCATCGTCCTTGTCGGCAAGAATGGTTCGGAAAAAGGGCGTTGGGAGAAACTCCCCCCCTTGCAGCGGATCTATGAAATGATCGACGCGATGCCAATGCGACAGCGGGAAATCCGATCGCAGAAGGCAACCGATCCGGAGTAA